A genomic window from Elaeis guineensis isolate ETL-2024a chromosome 3, EG11, whole genome shotgun sequence includes:
- the LOC105037410 gene encoding receptor kinase-like protein Xa21, with protein METNAPSMIIVFIPLLLCVLLLETFQPPTATAVSTQRGNNATDWSSLLAFRSLISDDPVGSLASWNDTLHFCRWRGVTCGRRHPERVTALELDSLGLVGLLSPFLANLTFLQRINLSNNRFKGHIPEEFGRLRRLRYLNLTLNSLGGVIPSALGRCSQLRVISLRDNALQGEIPSVLGRCSHLRIISLRDNPLQGVIPSTLTFLSRLQIIDLGNNMLRGEIPSNFSRCQELQEINLRNNMLKGEIPAELGNLPVLSRLILGFNNLTGDIPPSLGNLPLLAFLDLLQNSLTGVIPPSFGNLSNLIYLSMYSNNLSGVIPPFLGSLPLLKTLDLSGNSLTGTIPPSLGNLSFLDGLGVAKNNLHGGIPSSLGKLFSLAHLECSENNLSGEIPASFGQLSSLIYLNLGLNKLSGAIPSTLFNLSAIIHLSIYFNQLSGTLPSDIGNALPNLQTFYVTGNQFTGPIPASLANASALQDIELAGNNFAGAIPWNLGKLQSLNWLDVSNNRLEAKDVTDWSFMTALTNCTNLQNLDVRYNILGGRMPNSIANLSTRLEYLALNKNRISGVIPDGIGKLINLNYLDMGTNLLQGSLLPEIGKLWRLQMLSLRENMISGEIPSTLGNITNMDRLYLQQNDLEGSIPSVFGNFQNLELLSLSSNKLTGAIPKEVMSLSSLSIFLDLSHNLLNGSIPSEVGNLKNIGKLDLSHNKLSGQLPGAIGECQILTSLHMEFNLLEGEIPSSFSNLKGLQELDLSHNLLSGRIPMYLEGFIYLQSLNLSFNNFEGDVPKEGIFSNLSAISLGGNDRLCGGIPELHLPACSIETPGKGHKSFAHKAIIISVAGAVFCLIILLCFFVARKWIPKSRMKSLSIFRLRDMHVQVSYDELSRATNRFSSANLIGAGSFGSVYRGIIVDHGNERIVAVKVLNLQRYGACRSFMAECKALRNIRHRNLVKIFTSCSSVDHHGNDFKALVFEFMPNGSLEEWLHPNAREDHQSRSLSLIQRLNIAIDIASALEYLHHLGPTPIVHCDLKPSNVLLDNDLTARVGDFGLARFLVQTRGESSQSSSSTVGIKGTIGYVPPEYGIGNQASTAGDVYSYGILLLEIFIGKRPTDDKFKDGLNLHKYVQMAFPEQVMDIIDPRSFSAEEHEECIVSVIKYGLLCSKESPEERLEMTEVAKEMVAIRDKFLKGLNP; from the exons ATGGAGACGAATGCTCCAAGCATGATCATCGTCTTCATTCCCTTGTTGCTGTGTGTGCTGCTCCTGGAGACCTTTCAGCCTCCTACGGCAACTGCTGTGTCTACGCAGCGTGGAAACAATGCAACCGACTGGTCTTCGCTCCTTGCCTTCAGGTCACTGATATCTGATGATCCAGTGGGATCTCTGGCCTCATGGAATGACACCCTCCATTTTTGCCGGTGGCGAGGTGTTACGTGCGGTCGGCGTCACCCGGAAAGGGTCACAGCCCTCGAACTCGACTCTCTCGGCCTGGTTGGTCTCTTATCACCTTTCCTTGCCAACCTCACCTTCCTCCAGAGAATCAACCTTTCAAACAACCGGTTCAAGGGACACATCCCGGAAGAGTTTGGTCGCTTGCGCCGGCTCCGATATCTCAACCTCACCCTCAACTCCCTTGGAGGAGTGATTCCATCCGCTCTGGGCCGGTGCTCCCAGCTCAGAGTCATCAGTTTGAGGGACAATGCACTGCAAGGTGAGATTCCATCCGTTCTGGGCCGGTGCTCCCATCTCAGAATCATCAGTTTGAGGGACAATCCACTACAAGGTGTGATTCCATCtactcttacctttctctcccgCCTCCAAATTATCGATTTGGGGAACAACATGCTTCGAGGGGAAATCCCTTCCAATTTCAGCCGCTGTCAAGAACTTCAAGAAATTAATTTAAGGAACAACATGCTCAAAGGTGAAATCCCTGCAGAGCTCGGCAACCTACCCGTGCTGAGTCGCCTGATTTTAGGCTTCAACAATCTTACAGGGGACATCCCGCCTTCTTTGGGGAACCTTCCCCTCTTGGCCTTCCTTGATCTCCTTCAAAACAGCCTTACGGGAGTCATCCCACCTTCCTTCGGGAACCTCTCCAACCTGATCTATCTTTCCATGTATAGCAACAATCTATCTGGAGTCATACCGCCTTTTTTGGGGAGCCTCCCCTTGCTGAAGACCCTCGATCTCTCGGGTAACAGCCTCACAGGAACCATCCCACCTTCTCTTGGGAACCTCTCCTTTCTCGATGGTCTTGGTGTTGCCAAAAATAATCTCCACGGAGGCATCCCATCTTCCCTGGGGAAACTGTTCTCTCTCGCTCATTTGGAATGCTCCGAGAACAATCTTTCGGGTGAGATTCCAGCTTCATTTGGACAACTCTCCTCTCTTATATATCTTAATCTTGGGCTCAACAAGTTGTCAGGTGCCATTCCTTCCACCCTCTTCAATCTCTCGGCGATCATCCACTTGAGCATCTACTTTAATCAACTCTCTGGCACTCTTCCATCAGATATTGGCAATGCTCTTCCTAACCTTCAAACGTTTTACGTGACCGGGAATCAGTTCACTGGACCAATTCCTGCATCGCTGGCCAATGCTTCTGCACTCCAAGACATCGAACTTGCTGGTAATAACTTCGCGGGCGCGATCCCTTGGAACCTAGGAAAATTACAGAGCCTTAACTGGCTTGATGTCTCCAACAATCGACTAGAAGCGAAGGATGTCACTGACTGGAGTTTCATGACGGCGTTAACCAACTGCACCAATTTGCAAAATCTAGATGTAAGGTACAATATACTTGGAGGCAGGATGCCCAATTCAATTGCCAATCTTTCCACGAGGCTGGAATATTTGGCGCTCAATAAAAACCGGATATCGGGAGTAATACCCGACGGGATCGGgaagttgatcaacctaaattaccTTGATATGGGTACCAACCTTCTCCAAGGCAGTCTTCTTCCAGAAATTGGGAAGCTTTGGAGATTACAAATGTTGTCTTTAAGAGAAAACATGATTTCCGGTGAAATTCCGTCCACACTCGGTAACATCACCAACATGGACAGACTGTATCTCCAACAAAATGATTTGGAAGGGAGCATTCCGTCGGTCTTTGGCAACTTCCAAAATCTGGAGTTGTTGAGCCTGTCATCCAACAAGCTCACTGGTGCCATACCAAAAGAAGTTATGAGCCTTTCTTCACTCTCCATCTTCCTTGACTTGTCTCATAAtctgttgaatgggtccataccCTCAGAAGTTGGTAATTTGAAAAATATCGGAAAGCTCGATCTCTCTCACAACAAATTATCTGGCCAGCTACCTGGCGCCATTGGTGAATGCCAGATCTTGACAAGCCTCCATATGGAATTCAACTTGCTTGAAGGAGAAATTCCTTCCTCTTTTAGCAACTTAAAAGGGCTTCAGGAGCTAGATCTTTCACACAACTTATTATCTGGTCGTATACCGATGTACCTTGAAGGATTTATTTACCTACAGTCTTTGAATCTATCTTTCAACAATTTCGAGGGTGACGTGCCAAAAGAAGGGATATTCAGCAATCTGAGTGCGATTTCACTCGGTGGAAATGATCGACTTTGTGGCGGAATTCCTGAACTGCACTTGCCAGCCTGCTCTATTGAAACCCCTGGGAAAGGACATAAATCTTTTGCACACAAGGCAATCATTATTTCAGTTGCCGGTGCGGTTTTCTGTTTGATTATACTACTATGCTTCTTTGTTGCTCGTAAATGGATACCAAAGTCTAGAATGAAATCGCTGTCTATATTTCGGTTGAGAGATATGCACGTGCAAGTGTCTTATGATGAGCTTTCCAGAGCTACTAATAGATTCTCTTCAGCTAATTTGATAGGCGCAGGAAGTTTCGGTTCGGTCTATAGAGGAATAATTGTGGATCATGGTAATGAAAGAATTGTTGCCGTGAAGGTGCTCAACCTCCAACGGTATGGAGCTTGCAGGAGTTTTATGGCTGAATGCAAAGCCCTGAGAAACATCCGGCATCGAAACCTCGTCAAGATCTTCACTTCGTGCTCGAGTGTAGATCACCATGGTAATGATTTTAAAGCTTTAGTTTTCGAATTCATGCCTAATGGGAGTCTAGAAGAGTGGTTGCATCCGAACGCACGTGAGGATCATCAATCTAGAAGTCTAAGCCTCATCCAGAGGCTGAACATAGCCATCGACATTGCTTCGGCACTGGAGTATCTTCATCACCTCGGGCCAACGCCAATTGTTCACTGTGATCTTAAGCCCAGTAATGTTCTTCTGGATAATGACTTGACTGCTCGTGTGGGTGACTTTGGATTAGCAAGGTTTCTCGTGCAAACACGTGGTGAATCATCTCAGAGTTCAAGCAGCACGGTGGGAATCAAGGGAACCATTGGTTACGTCCCTCCAG AGTATGGCATCGGCAACCAAGCATCTACAGCTGGGGATGTGTACAGCTATGGAATTCTTCTGCTCGAAATATTTATAGGAAAGAGGCCTACCGATGACAAATTTAAAGATGGCCTAAACCTTCATAAATATGTTCAAATGGCCTTTCCAGAACAAGTTATGGACATCATAGACCCCAGATCGTTCTCAGCAGAGGAACATGAGGAGTGTATAGTTTCAGTAATCAAATATGGCCTCCTGTGCTCAAAGGAATCACCAGAGGAGCGATTGGAGATGACAGAGGTTGCCAAGGAAATGGTGGCAATAAGGGATAAGTTTCTCAAAGGACTGAATCCATGA